Genomic DNA from Pectinophora gossypiella chromosome 20, ilPecGoss1.1, whole genome shotgun sequence:
CTAGATTATCTTTATTACATGggaatacctacttacataggaCGATAGATATCATTGTAATACATTTTCTAGTTGGATAGCTGCGCAGGGTTCCAAgttaggtacctaggtacctactttattttatgTGTAGGTATATAACTATGTCTATATTGATTTTCTTTGCTCTAGGCATTTATGTAGGCGTTCGAAACAGCGTGGTCGTCCGTTGACCATTTGACTTGGTTTTCTTTCTGTATTTcctatgataataaataattgttttaattgacttattttttattgtttaatgatctttattctttgttataagtataatgtgtatttgaattgttttttaatttgtacgATTGACTTATTATTGCTGCTTATTATGATAATTGTTTACTTACCTGACATTCGCATACAATGATattgtttatgaataaataaattattatgaattattattatgatatttagtataatatttttagaCTTCTCGTAATTTCGaactatttttataataaattattaaaaaatctatACTTAGAATGATTGTTCTGTGTTACTAAATCACCCTAACATGTTTATTTAGTGTCAATTCATTTTAAAGCATGAGAGCATGATGTGCTATTTTTCTGgggttaaataaaaacatttaattataatttaattataatgataatgtatccgaattttacaaaattgctgTAAAATTATCCGAATGTCCTGTTTTTATAACAATTACTTGGCCATAAGTAATTtatgtacgtagtattactctttGAAAGTAATAGGTATCGTCcacaaaaatataagtaatacctATCTACGAATAATATTGTTGAATTTTTAGGAAGTACGCTGTTTCATACGTAATTTGATATCATATCATTTAAGCATTTTTATTCTCTTTTACACTTTCAAACCGCGCTAAAAGCGCGCCCGTGACAATGTCAGTTTGGCATTTACATGTGACACAGTGACATTGGCATTGCAATTGCATCAATGTTTGTAAATTCTAGACGATTCTCTGATTTTCTAGAACTTACTTTGATTTGAAATCTACCTTGAATCGGTCGATAAAACACCAGTTGTTCTCTAACTACCGTTTCGTTTCTGCGAAGAAGTTTGGCGGAGAAGACGTGAGAGTTTGTTGTTGTAACGTGGTGTAATTCGTGAAGTGTGTTTGAAAGTGAATACGATGGATTCTAATAATCCGCAGAATAATGCTCCAGCTGTCGCTGGAGCAATTACGTTTCCATCAAGAAGCCAAGATGTGCACCCAGCTCCAGTACAGCCAAGACAACCCAGAAATTTACAGGTAACACTTAAAAATTACTCAATAATACTTTTAACAAACCATTAACTTAACCTAAAAACGTAAACGTAAGTTTCCTTTCATGTTTATTACTACTGAATTGCTTGTAAATGTCGAAATGTTGTGTAAAAGTTGTTGTAAGCCTAGTAAAGAGTTATGAATACTACTGTTTCTATATTGAACCATGTCTGACATggttagttatttaaaatttattcagAATAAATAACATTCTACTAATTGTGGTATCATTACAAGTTATGGATTTCCAAGTCCTATTATAGTTTTTCTCACGTAAAAATCAAATTATCATAtacacatatttttattttgtctgaTTTCAGGGCTTGCTTCGATTTGCTATGGAGGCTACTAAGGCTGAAGATGCTCCAGGAGACTCCACCTTAGGGCCTATGGACGAAGAGGTAAGATACACACACACTTATAATGTAGTCAACATTATGAGGTACGATCTGAACTATTACTGTTCAGATTAGAAGTAAATTATTCCACCAAAATCGACATGGAAGAGAGATTGGATGCCTCTTGGCAGATCCGTAGCGGCAAGGcttgtatataaatactgtgctgtgtctcttaggaataacaatccctgaacagcatggtgtagtgctgtaatggtgtgcttttgtaaagtgatgatttgatcatcattaaacgctctaaactatgaggctggcataaccaccaagaggaaaaaaaaaattgataaaaatacctattactgtttcttaataaataagttattttaaaaatactggGATAGTATAAGCTGTTTGCATtattacaatatgtgtactttttattaattaagcAATTGTAATATTTCAGCGCCGTAAATTCCTCGAGGAAGCCCTAAAGAGCTTGACGGTGGACATTGCTGAAGTCCTACATACATCCATCACGACCCTGACTGACGCGGAGAAAATGAAGAGCATCCAGCTTGGGCAGCCACTGCCTGAAGACGTACAGTCCGCATTTAATAACCTGCTTGAGTACATCGATGACATTGACGTTGCTAATGGTGGGTAGTTTTACTTTACTTCAGTAATTTTTGTCAGGATCATCTGCAGCTGCTACTaatcaacataagctcacgactatatcccaattggtgtagtcagagctacatccatcgcaagatgaacgaatACCCACACGCCTTCtatggggttaaaatggccacatcgaagcaattcatctaagaaagcaatgttgcaatttgacatttgtttgcattgcgcacttacttttatatgcgcagatgaattgcttcgatgtggccattttaacccccctgttttctgttagactaatgtgataggtggtgatgcTGATAACTCATAAacagtttaaaaatataagaaatcTGTACTTTAAAAGTGAACGCGCGTTCACCGCAGCTATCGCATTTTGCAGCAAAATGCAGGTCGTGCGGCGCGGATATGTGCGCGACGTTGCATATTATGTTTTCATACACATTTAGAAGATGTCTAGACATGCATGCATTCAATTTAAAGaggaataaagtatatttgaatttgaaagagcAGACAAATAAGTACACTGACATAAAATGAATAAGCTTATAGGCATTAAAACATTAGGATATTATAGCAgcaggaaaatattttttttaaatttattttgtggtACTTGAAAATGGTTGCTTTTCTTGTTCACTATCATtgttcgagaaaaggtaggtagtgccctgCCCTTGCACTTCGCTTTTTGAGAttatataatatcattattgTACCTTGAAATTTACATTTTGATTAATTATTAGGACTAGATGTACCTAACTTCGACCCGATTGTGGCGAAGCAAACAGTAGTGTCATATTTTTAAGTGCTATGTACATAAAACTCCGCTTAAATACCTATAACATCGTAATCGttaacatcgtatcacgcatgTGTAACGTAGTCGcgcgtaggtaggtaggtctAGCGACTGTTacgcgttgttcgatttacattgcggcgcagtaaaaactcagttttaattaaacatttgcgacaagagaaccacctaccatcgtttttagtacaatcaaatggGTTTCCTACTTTATTGCGAAAGCCGTATCATCGGAATTTTGTTTCTTCGAAAACCTTTCATCGCCATACTGCGACGCCGTCTTATATCGATGTCTTGTCACTGCGATGTTTTTTTACATCGAAAAACATCGAAAGACGTATGGTCTTTCGCACTAAAGTAGGAAACCCCAATCAAATAGACATTATGTGTGTGTGGTACAACTGTTTggattattactattattaggaTTGTATTTACCTAAAGATGTGGTGCAGTGGGATAGCCTGTAGCAATCTACCTGCCAACCAAGCATACCAACAATGAGCGGGCATGTGTTACAGGGCattctactcagcctgtatctccacccactgctgagtacaggcctcctctctttcacgccatcctttccgggcCACGCCACACCACGCCGCGCCATTACTGCTTAGCAAAAAACTGCTCATGGTTGGAAGATTgatcgcattttttttttaataatataggctcgtgtttgactacaatcttatctgatggtaagtgacgatgtggtctagggttgATCACAGTAACCTCGCATGTTTGagagagaaaaaataaataacaaaaaatctaaatattcaTTCTCCTCTTCCAGATTTCTACAAAATGGGCGGCTTCGCAATATTCCCAATAGCATATGGAAGTGAGAATGACGAAATCCGCGCTCTAGCCAGCACGGTGCTGGCAGAGGTGTGCCAGAACAACCCGTGTTGCCAGGCCAGGGCGCTGGAGTGCGGCATCCTCAATGTGCTGCTCAACCTCGTGCAGTCCGAGAGGGGACAGGCCCTCACCAAGTGCCTCTACGCTATATCCTGTAAGTGTTTCTTATTTAGGAGGCAGGCATTTGGAGATAACTGATGAATACCTGTGTCCTACCcatctaagaaagaaagaaaatcgtTTATAGCTTAGTCTTTCTAATAagttttagggtggtattaataaacgaatctcaactgagactgccctcaagatcacgcTCAAGtaactgtttttatataagaactgtcacattgacatggtcttgagagcagtctcgatgctaagattagtttattaataccacccttttTTTCGGCTGTCAAACGTCATTACGCACAAATCTGTTGCTGCAAGTTATTTGTGATTCCAAGTGAAAAACAGTGATAAACTAACTAAAACCATCATAATAGTGGACTATAACATCTGATTAAGCTGTGATATTGTTATTTGCCCATATAAACATGGAAAAGTGATTACAAAACAGTGAAATCAAATACGCTAATTTCGCCTCGCGTCACACAAATTTTTAATTACCCTCATTTGTTATCACATTTTAACGAAGTCAAGATGACATGTGACATCTGGAAAAGTGTTGCCataacttaaattataaatactacCAAAATTGTAACAGCCAGACAAATGGAAACAAACCGTAACCCGAAAACGCTCACCCAACAAGTGTTCCATCCGGGACTGTTTACCAGACAGCGATCAGCTTCACttagtgaaaataaaaataacatcgaACCGCCATCTTGTGAAATATCAGTTCCAGAAGATACCCAACCAAGCCACATGCAGACCAACAATTTAGGAATCTCCCTGACAAGTCAAAGGGACTCTTCCGGAAAACAGAAAGTAGCACTCTCAAATCACCAATGGCAGCAAGATAaagtacctaacaataaacGCAAAAGGCATGATAGCCCAACTGAaggtcaaaataaacaaacatccaCGAAACGTATCAATTACACAGTTCCTGTACAAAACACATTTGACATCCTCAGCGACGAAGATCCTGTAATTGCAAATGAACAGAAAGAATACGTACCGAAGCCTGAACCGATTTTTGTAACTGGTATTGTGGATATAACACCCCTTAGAGATTTGttaaacaaaattattgaaaTGAACAAGTACTCCATGACTACACTGAAATCCGGACACATTATAAAGATAATGCCAGCAGACGTcgatacttacaaaacaataagAGATAATCTCATGGAAAATAACATCAACCATTATTACACCTACAAATTGAAGAGCGAAAGGGCCTACAGAGTAGTGATTAGAGGCCTGCACGCCTCTGAAAATACTACAATGATCAAAGAAGACCTTCAAACAAATGGACATGAAGTACGTCAAATAGTTAACGTTTTGCATCgaacaacaaaagaaaaacttcCCCTCTATTACATAGACTTAGAGCCGCGAGCCAATAACAAAGATATATTCAACATAAAGTACATCAACCATGTCAAAGTAACGATCGAAGCACCCTACAAGAAAAAAGAGGTATTGCAGTGTAAGAGATGTCAAAGATTTGGGCACTCAAAAAATCAATGCTTTAGACCATTTAGATGCGTTAAATGCGGAAACGACCATCCAACAACAACGTGTGCCAAACCGCCGGAAACAGAAGCTACCTGCGCTAACTGCCAAGGCAAACACCCAGCAAGTTACAAGGGTTGCAACAAATATAAGCAGTACAAAGAGAAGATACTAAAAATTAAACCTGCCCCTGAACGAGTCAATCATACAGAAGCGACCACGCACCTGAGACCCAACACTAACGAAAGCTTTAAACAGAAGCCTCTTCCACGAATCAGCTATGCACAGGTACTGAAAAACAAAAGCGACAAGCCTGGAACACAACCAAACGTTCCCACGTTGGAGATAGGTCAGCATGATATCACAAGTATATTAGACACAATGTTCAGTAGATTTCAAACAATCATGAAAGACATGATGGACAGCATGATGAATCAGATGATCAAACTTATCACCCGCCTGGCCTCACCGAAGGACTAAATATCCGCATCGTCACCTGGAACGCCAATGGGCTAACCGACAAACGGCAAGAATTTGAACTGTTTATGAATATAGAAAAAATCGATGTTGCACTTATATCGGAAACAAGACTTACCCATCGATCACACGTAAAATTTGACAATTACGCAATATATAGGACAGACCACCCTTCCGGCAACTCCCATGGCGGAACTGCTgtaattgttaaaaataatatcaaacacTACCCGCTTGAGCCTTACAAAAGGGAAGAAATACAAGCAACATCAATTAAAATACAACACCATAACACTGACACTACTTTCACTGCAATCTATTGCCCACCCCGGCACAAAATTGGCGCCAATGAATTCAAAATGTTCTTTAATCAACTAGGTTCAGTGTTTATCTGCGGGGGAGACTGGAACTCCAAACATACATATTGGGGATCAAGATTAATTAACCCAAGGGGCAGACAACTACGTAAAGCCATGGTAGACCAAAATCTGGAATGCATCTCCAATGGAGAACCAACACACTGGCCTACGGATCGCAATAAGATACCAGATTTGCTTGATTTCTATATAACGAAGAACTTTAACCACAATTACTTAAAGATTGAAAATTGTGAGGATCTATCTTCGGACCACACTCCAGTCATTTTAAATGTGTACAAGCAAGCTGTTCCTTTGGAGTCACCCCATTATATCCATAGTAAAAACACTAATTGGGACCTGTATAGAGAAATAGTATCGGgtaatataaacttaaacatCAAATTGAAAACAGGTGAAGACATTGAAACCATTATCGAAATGTTTAACAGCACAATACACTTGGCAGCCACCGCTTCTGCACATAAAAATAGAaaagcaaaaacaaaacaaactgaaTTTCCAAAGCACATTATGACAAAAGTTAACGATCGGCGGCAAAAAAGGAAAGAGTGGCATAGAACAAGATACCCTATGGACAAAACAAGGCTTAACAGAGCTACAAAAGAACTTAAGGAGATGATCAAGGAATATGAGAACCTTTGCCTACAAAGACACTT
This window encodes:
- the LOC126376273 gene encoding hsp70-binding protein 1, with product MDSNNPQNNAPAVAGAITFPSRSQDVHPAPVQPRQPRNLQGLLRFAMEATKAEDAPGDSTLGPMDEERRKFLEEALKSLTVDIAEVLHTSITTLTDAEKMKSIQLGQPLPEDVQSAFNNLLEYIDDIDVANDFYKMGGFAIFPIAYGSENDEIRALASTVLAEVCQNNPCCQARALECGILNVLLNLVQSERGQALTKCLYAISCASREYSPACRELTAQGGCDTLAELVATPEPAARTKVAFLIRYLCHHYREAKEQFIKLNLVKIIAEQIKKGRDATTEHLLSTLLALVDGPDPVVLAQCRDPSVGLRNILEDLLKHPDLIGERFREERDYCQELLKQVFTDCAQVEPMDDVVADR